Proteins encoded within one genomic window of Arachis ipaensis cultivar K30076 chromosome B08, Araip1.1, whole genome shotgun sequence:
- the LOC110266006 gene encoding probable UDP-arabinose 4-epimerase 2, whose translation MIKQSPSLSSTSPFAIREPGVTHVLVTGGAGYIGSHATLRLLKENYRVTIVDNLSRGNMGAVRVLQNLFPEPGRLQFIYVDLGDQTSVNKIFLENKFDAVMHFAAIAYVGESTEDPLK comes from the exons ATGATCAAGCAATCTCCATCTTTGAGTTCCACTAGTCCG TTTGCCATTCGCGAACCTGGGGTAACTCATGTTTTAGTAACAGGTGGTGCAGGCTACATTGGTTCACATGCTACGCTTCGGCTTCTGAAGGAAAATTATCGTGTCACTATAGTA GACAATCTGTCACGAGGAAATATGGGTGCCGTCAGAGTTCTTCAAAATTTATTTCCAGAACCAGGAAGGCTTCAATTTATATATGTTGACTTGGGAGATCAGACATCT gttaataaaatatttttggagaATAAGTTTGATGCTGTGATGCACTTTGCTGCTATTGCATATGTTGGGGAAAGCACTGAGGATCCTCTCAAGTAA